The proteins below come from a single Mus musculus strain C57BL/6J chromosome 5, GRCm38.p6 C57BL/6J genomic window:
- the Smok3b gene encoding sperm motility kinase 3B, giving the protein MGPGSQQKSEKLRSKSPLADMDGLHAQYVMLETIGHGGCATVKLAQHRLTGTHVAVKTIRKREYWCNRVISEVELLMMADHPNIISLLQVIETKKKVYLIMELCKGKSLYQHIRKAGYLQEHEARALFKQLLSAMNYCHNQGIVHRDLKPDNIMVEKDGKVKIIDFGLGTKVKPGQKLNLFCGTYPFSAPEVLLSTPYDGPKIDVWTLGVVLYFMVTGKIPFDACSIKKLVKRILAGKYSIPSRLSAELQDLLSLLMTANPKLRPTVAEVMVHPWVTEGSGVFPDPCEEQTPLKPDPAIVKAMGHIGFQAQDIEDSLRQRKFNQTMASYCLLKKQILKECDRPTRARPVNPSVTPFPSLVDTATTRLGLRRRENEPTCPWSSANRQVSVCGKSTSKKRDRRVSWPSVLGRPRHTAPTMDHTRTRTRSVPCICSMFCTVQPNSSEESTQGHTRASAADKPVHSRGWPRGIKGWTRMIGNAMRKLCCCIPSKETSHLGQNRVSPKK; this is encoded by the coding sequence ATGGGCCCTGGGAGTCAACAGAAGTCAGAAAAGCTCAGATCCAAGTCCCCTTTGGCTGACATGGATGGTTTGCATGCTCAATATGTGATGCTAGAGACTATCGGCCATGGAGGCTGTGCCACAGTGAAGCTGGCCCAGCACCGCCTCACAGGCACTCACGTGGCTGTCAAAACGATTCGAAAGAGGGAGTATTGGTGCAACCGTGTCATTTCTGAGGTAGAGTTACTGATGATGGCCGATCATCCGAATATCATCTCTCTCCTTCAAGTCATTGAGACCAAGAAGAAAGTATACCTCATTATGGAGTTGTGCAAGGGTAAATCACTTTACCAACACATCCGAAAAGCTGGCTACCTGCAGGAGCATGAAGCACGCGCATTATTCAAGCAGCTCTTAAGTGCTATGAACTACTGCCACAACCAGGGTATAGTTCACAGGGACCTGAAACCGGACAATATCATGGTTGAAAAAGATGGGAAAGTGAAGATCATTGATTTTGGACTCGGCACCAAAGTGAAGCCAGGGCAAAAACTCAACTTATTCTGTGGGACTTACCCATTTAGTGCTCCTGAGGTGCTCCTTAGCACACCCTATGATGGGCCCAAGATCGATGTATGGACTCTTGGAGTTGTGCTGTATTTTATGGTAACTGGAAAGATCCCGTTTGATGCTTGCAGCATAAAAAAGCTGGTAAAGCGAATTCTTGCAGGAAAGTATTCTATTCCCTCTAGACTGTCAGCAGAGCTCCAAGACCTGCTTAGTCTTTTAATGACGGCCAACCCCAAACTCAGGCCCACTGTTGCTGAGGTTATGGTGCATCCCTGGGTCACAGAAGGCTCAGGGGTGTTCCCAGATCCTTGTGAAGAACAGACCCCCCTCAAGCCAGACCCTGCAATTGTAAAAGCAATGGGACATATCGGGTTCCAAGCTCAAGATATTGAAGATTCGTTACGTCAGAGAAAATTCAACCAAACCATGGCGTCTTATTGTCTACTGAAAAAACAGATTCTTAAGGAATGTGACAGGCCAACCCGGGCTAGGCCCGTGAACCCATCGGTgaccccattcccttcccttgtTGATACTGCTACTACCCGTCTCGGACTTCGCAGGAGAGAGAATGAACCCACATGTCCCTGGTCATCCGCCAATAGGCAAGTGTCTGTCTGTGGCAAGAGTACTAgtaagaaaagagacagaagagtcaGTTGGCCCAGTGTTCTCGGCAGGCCACGCCACACGGCACCCACAATGGACCACACACGCACCCGTACTAGGAGTGTACCCTGCATTTGCTCAATGTTTTGCACAGTCCAGCCAAACAGCAGCGAAGAGAGCACACAAGGCCACACCAGAGCCTCAGCAGCAGATAAGCCTGTCCACAGCAGGGGCTGGCCCAGAGGCATCAAGGGCTGGACGAGGATGATAGGAAATGCGATGAGGAAGCTCTGTTGCTGTATCCCATCCAAAGAGACATCTCACCTGGGGCAGAACAGAGTCTCCCCCAAAAAATAA